CAGCAGCGCAATTCCGCGGCTGGAAGCCATGTTTCTGGCATCGGTGTCCTCCAGGAATCCGAGGGCCATCTCAACTTTTTTGCCGCTCTTTCTGAGCTCCCGGCAGCGTTTGATCACAGCTCCGGGGGATTGTCCGTAAACCAGAACATCGGCCATATCCAATTCAAAATCTGCAGCCTTCTCAAGTATAAAGCCAAGATTAACCGCAAAGCCTGTTGCGCCGTGGTTCATTCCAAAATCTGCATAGAGACCATCGTAACGTCCTCCTTCAATCAGCGGAACGCCGATCCCCGGAAGATAGCCTTCAAAAATTGCGCCGGTATAATACGAGAACCCTCTTAAAATCCCAAGGTCCAGGGATACGTAGTCCTGAACTCCGAATTCCTTTAAATACAAATAGATGGTCCGTAAAGATTCAACAGCTTTTCTTATCGGTTTGATATGCGTCCAGTTCTGGAGCTTATCCAGGACTTCTTCTTTGCCGGTCAGATAAGGCAGGGAAAGAAGAAGTTCCTTTGCCGACTCAGGCAAATCGTTGGAAGAAATGATTTTTTCAAGTTTGACCATGTCCTTGCGGGCTATACCGTCTTCCAACTCCTCCCTGACTTTGGTTTCAAACTTCATTTCTTCGGCAAGCCCCGAGAAAATCCCGTTATGCCCGAGGTTCAGCTGAAAATTTTTGATTTCAAGCGTCTTCATGATTTCTATGGCCAGCGCAATGACTTCAGCGTCTGCAATGTCATTATCCGAGCCGATCAGTTCAACACCCACCTGTCTGAACTCCCGGTAACGGGCGGAATCATTCCTGTAAACATCACCGCTGTAACAGAACCGCAAAGGAAATTGTCCGCCTTTCTGCCTTGTGGCAACCATCCTGGCAATCGGAGTCGTAAATTCCGGTCTTAACGCGAGAATATGACCGTTCTTGTCAAAGAATTTATATAGATGGTCATCCTTGTCTGCGTCAGGCTCCACACAAGCCCGGTATTCGAGCCCGGGAGTCGCAACTTTTTGATAGGACCAATTTTTACACACACTGATTGCTTTTCCTTCCAGTTCCTCCAGCTGTGCTAATTCAGCCGGCAGAAGATCGATCATCCCCTCCGGAATTTTAAGCCCCAATGATGAACGTTCCATAATTATTGCACCTCTTTTTCTGAAAGTTCTTATTCTTTGTGGTCTTTCTCCATCCGCTCGAGAACCATCTTGTACCCGTCGGCACCATAGTTTAAACAACGTTTGACCCTGCTGATGGTGGCAGAGCTTGCTCCGGTCATTTCAGCAATCCTGGAATAGGTCACATCTTCCTCCAGCATGCGGGCGACTTCCAGCCGCTGCGCGAGGGCCTTGATCTCCGCTACCGTAGCCAGATCCTCAAAGAAGCTGTAACATTCCTCTTTCGTTTTGAGCTTAAGGATCGCTTCAAAAAGAGAATCGGTCAGGGTATCCCTGATCCTTTCGTCACTTAACATGATTACTTACCTCCGGGGTTATCTCTTTTACACTTTAGTTTATTAAAGTATTTGCCCGGTGTCAAGTACAATATGAATAAATATCTTTAAATCGTGATTCCGTTTAAAAAGATTAATTAGAATTGGCTTGCAGGCCCGATATACTCAGGATATAATCTACTCAACGTCTTATTTTTTACCCAGAAACGAAAAAAATCGGTGGTTTATTTTACTGAAAAGAGTGAGTGAGCAAATGAGCAAATACTGGAGCAAAATTGCGGCTGGTCAGAGACCGTACGTACCGGGAGAACAGCCGAAAGACAGAAAATATATCAAGCTGAATACGAACGAATGCCCCTATCCGCCTTCGCCCTTAGTCCTCGAAGCAATCAAAGAAGCTGCGAATGAAAAACTGAAGTTATACCCCGATCCGAGCGGAGAGGACTTGCGCCAGACCGTAGCCGAATATTACGGCCTGAAGAAGGAGTGGGTATTTGTCGGAAACGGCTCCGATGAAATCCTGGCCTTTGCGTTTATGGCTTTTTTTGACCCGGGCAGCACGATCCTTTTCCCGGATGTTACCTATAGTTTCTACCCGGTCTATGCCAACCTGTTTCAACTGGACTACCGGCTGGTTCCGCTGCGGGAAGAATTTTCTTTATACCCGCCTGATTTCTACGATTCCGAGGGCGGCGTCATTTTTCCAAACCCCAATGCCCCTACCGGCAACTATGTAACGATGGAAATGATAGAAAAAATCCTTATCCGCAATCCAGATAAGGTGGTCATCGTTGATGAAGCTTATATCGATTTTGGCGGTGAAACTGCCATTCCGCTTATTGCGAAGTATCCGAATCTGCTGGTGATCCAGACCCTGTCCAAGTCCCGGTCTCTGGCAGGCTTAAGGGTAGGCTTTGCTTTAGGTCAGGATGGGCTGATGGAAGGCTTGAACCGGATCAAAAATTCCTTTAATTCTTATACGTTGGACCGCCTATCCATGGCCGGAGCAATCGCAGCCATAAGAGATGAGTCCTACTTTCAGGCCACGAGACAGAAAGTGATGCAAACCAGGGAAAGAATTGTTCCGATACTCAGGCAAATGGGCTGGCAAGTGATTCCTTCACAGGCGAATTTCATTTTCATATCCCACCCCGTGTTCAAAGCCGAAGGGGTCTTTACCGAACTCCGACAGCAGGGCATTCTGGTTAGGTACTTCCGCCAGCCCAAGATTGACAATTACCTGCGTGTCAGTATCGGCAGTGACGAGGAGATGGACAGCCTGCTCCAAGCACTTACTGAGATTAACCCATAACATTTGTTATGGCTCGGTACTAATCCCATGATTCCCAAACTTCAGAAGCATACCCTACTGTGGCCTGTCTGCCATTGCGTACGATCGGCGTCCGGTAGAGACTTGGATTGTTCAGCAGCAGCTCTTCCCTGACATTGGAACTGCTGATTTTGTTGAGGTTTAACCGGGAATAGTCTTTGCTTCCGGTATTAAACAGGTTGTTCAGACCAATCGCTGCTTTGATGCTCTGCAGTTCCCCTTTGCTTAATCCCTTTTGCTCCAGATCAATCAGCTGATATTGAATGCGGCGTTCTTTAAACCAGCGCTCCGCTTTTTTTGTATCAAAACACTTTTTAATCCCAAATATCTGTATGTTCATGAACTCTCCTTAACCTCCAGATCAGGCTTCAACCCGGTCTCTTCCGTTCTTTTTGGCTAAATAAAGCTTGTTGTCCATTTTTTGTATCAAAAATAAAGAATAACACGTAAAAACGAAGATGTCCAAATTTCTTGGACATCCCCGACTAAGCAAGCAATTTGCATCTATTTTTGGTTTTACCATCCAGCAGATTCAGCCGTAAGAATTAGAATATTACGCCAAGGGCAATTAAAATCAAAATTGCAATCGCAATAATTGCTACCCCATAATTGGGTACAGCCACTGGTCTGGCAACCGGCATGCTGCAGCAACAACCACCTTGTCTATACATTCTTTGGGCCTCCTTTCCGGGACACTTGTATTATTTCGTTATCCTAGAATACGATTCCCATTGCAATCAACAATAAAATGATTACAACAACAATAGCGATCCCACAAAGACATCCGCCGCCCATGCCTCCGCCATAAGCGCCTACAGCACCTTCAACTGCCATTTTTTTGCACCTCCTGCTATTCTATATTCGCTCTATTCTATTCATATTCCCATAATATGGTACTCTATTTTGCTCAAGAGGCAAAAATAAACCCTCCCGAGCAGTTTACTGCCAATAGGAGGGTATATTTTTAATTTCTTCATTACATTATAAAAATTTAAATTGTTATTTATTTTAAAATTTTTATCTTGTTTATCTTCGCGGAAATGCTCTCCTGGCCCTCGGTTCCTTTAGAACCTCAGCCCAGATCACGCCACGCATCACTTCCGAGGATGACAAACCGAAACCGAAGGCTTGTCTTTTTTGAGAAATTTGATCTCTCGGTATGATCTGCCTGTTGGTATAATCACTGCCTTCGGCTCCCCATGTTCCTTCCTGGTCTGCGGTTCCTTCATCGCCGCCGAGGCCTTCAATGCCCTGGGTGCCCTCGTTGGAAATATACCGATCATAGTCCGATCGTCCTTCTTCTCTCCATTTGTTTTCTGTTTTTTGGACGGTTTCAGCTTTCCGCGGAACTGAAGAAGCAGAAGTCGGAGGGGCAGCAGCCTTTTTCTTGACGGTTGATCCGTACGGTCCAGCCTGCAGCTCTCTCTCAGCCTTTTCCACAGATTCCCTAAGCTGTCTTTCCAGATCTTCGAAGAAATTTCCTTTTTTCTTTCTTTCCATCCGGGAAATGTCCCTGTCCATCTCGGTTGTCAGAGGTTCGGACAACGGCCTGTTGTCCTCCGGCCTAACAGGCCTGCGTTGCGGAGGCTTGTCTTTATTGGCAAAGAAGCTGTAAATTACAACCGCAATAATGATAAATGTTATGATATCCACTGAACATCACCTACTTCTTGGGTATCGTCGTTTCCGGTTCATCTCCTTTGGCTGTGACAGCGATATTATCCCGCATGCGGGTATCTGCAATCACGTTTTGCAGATTGTAATAATCCATAACGCCAAGGCGTCCCTCTTTTAAAGCTGATGCCAGTGCCAGTGGCACCTCCGCTTCCGCATCCACGACTTTTGCTCTCATTTCCTGAACGGACGCTTTCATTTCCTGTTCCCTGGCTACCGCCATCGCTCTGCGTTCCTCCGCTTTGGCTTGGGCAATCCTCTTGTCCGCTTCAGCCTGATCTGTTTGCAGCTGCGCTCCAATGTTTTTGCCGACATCGACATCGGCAATATCAATGGAGAGGATTTCAAAAGCTGTTCCGGAGTCCAACCCTTTATTCAAAACAGCCTGGGATATCATGTCCGGATTTTCGAGAACATTGGCATGGGAAGAGGAACTGCCGATACTTGTTACTATGCCCTCTCCGACGCGTGCAATAATCGTTTCTTCACCAGCTCCGCCAACCAGACGGTCAATGTTTGCCCGAACTGTGACTCTTGCTATGACTCTTAATTCAATCCCATTTTGTGCAACAGCAGAGACAGTGGGTGTTTGGATAACTTTCGGATTAACGGACATTTGCACCGCTTGCATAATATCACGTCCTGCCAAATCAATGGCTGCGGCTCTTTCAAATTTAAGCGGTATGGCCGCTCTTTCCGCAGCAATTAATGCGTTAACAACCTTGTCAACATTTCCTCCGGCAAGGTAATGGGCCTCAAGCTGTGCCGGGGTAAGTCCCAGACCAGCTTTATGTGCTTTAATCAATGGGTTCACAATCCTGATCGGTGCAACTCGCCTAAGTCTCATTCCGATCAGTGTGAATATGCCGATATTAACACCAGCTGCCAAAGCCGAAATCCAGAGACCGACCGGAATAAACGTAAACAGAACCATTAGAATAATCAGAACCAGCATAATCAGTATCACCGTTGTAACAAGTGCCGTTGTCATATGTTTATAACCTCCTATTCATTTTCTTCCCTACTCACAATGATTCTTGTGCCCTCAACCGCGATGACCTTTATCGCAGAATCTTTTGGGATGAAACTTCCATCTGTGACGACATCGACCCGTTCTCCTTCAATCTGCGCTGTGCCTGCCGGACGGAGCAGGGTCAGGGCTTTTCCTGTTTTCCCGAGATAGTGTTTATAATCTGTTTTGGGTGCTACGAAGCCTTCTTCGGTTCTCTGCTTTTCCCCCAAAGTTACCTTACGCCAGAGTTTTTTCAGCCGACCCGTTTTATACCCAATATAGATCAGCAGCCCTGCCATAATAAGTATGATCAGAAGATACACGACGCCCTCGGCGAACGAATCAGCCACTAAAAATACTCCACCGATCATCATCAAAAGCCCGATGATCCCTGAGACGCCAAAGCCTGGAATAATGAATATTTCCAGAATAACCAGAATGATTCCTACAATAATCAGGGAAAGAGAAATCCCGACAAAAACATCCAAATTCACATCCCCTTTCTTCACTTATTTTAGCATAATTTTACTTTTTGGGCTATTCCTTCTTCGTACTGTCACGTTAGATTCATGACTTCATTTGTAAAGACAATCGTTCTTCTAAACCTTACAATATCCGGCAATGATTAAATTCACCTTAGAGCTTATCCGATAACCTAAGATTCATTCTGCATATTAATGATCTGCATTAATCATTTGTCTGCATTAATCATATCTTAAGCTTACTGCTTATAATAATAGTCAGAGGTGATATAAATGCCTGATTTATTAAAATATCTTCTATATTCCATTTTTGCTTTAGGAATGATTTTCCTGGCAGTAATAGTTTCTTGGGTCTTTTTGCTTCTCCTGGGCATCGGGATTTCCACCCGCGTCATCTATCAGAAATTTTTCAGCAAGAAGAAAAAGACCATACTCGGGGCGAATGCCTTTCGCCAAGGGACGCGGAATAAAACTGCCAATGGCAGTCAGCGGGAATATATGACTGTGATTGATGCGGATAATACAGAGAACGAATATCGGATACCGAAGATATAACAACTTTAAGGAAACAGTGTAAAGGAAGAAGCCGATTAGCAGTTTAGATAAAAAGCTCTATGTCCGCTTCCAGGGCATCCTGCAGATAATCTTTCGCTGTCATGATTTTGACATCCGGAATCATTTCTTCAAGTGTAAAACCCATGATCTCAAGGGAAAGCTTGCATATGTAAAAGCTTACCCCCTTTTTTTGCGCTCCTTTCAGAAAAGCGGAAAGATTTGGTGCGTCCTGGTCTTCCATCATTTGTTTCAGCATGGCTTTTCCAATGCCAGCCATATTCATCCGAGAAAGCGGCAGGTCTTCCGGACCTTTCGGTGCCGTCATTCCTAACATTTTTTCATAAACTGTTTTGTCTTCCAAAGACATCTTCTCCGGATCGCGTATCAGGCACAGACCCCAAAAAGCGAAAAAGATACTGACTTTCATGTTGAGCTCGCGGGCCGAATTAGCCAGAATCAAGGCAGCCATCGCCTTGTCATAATCCCCGCTGAACAAAATCAGGCTGAGTTTCTTCTCTTTTTCCATGATAAGCACCACCATTTCTTAGATGTATGTTTTTATTGTCGGTAATGGTTCTTATCTTTATGCAGGCTTGACTGTCTTAGCTGTACATTTTCAAATATCGTCTTCTGTCTTTGGCAATTTCCTGCAATGCTTCCAGCAGCCTGCCAACTTCGTGAGGTTCATTGTATAAACCAAAACTGACTCTGACCATCCCGGGTCTATTTTCCGGAAGATGATCTGCAACTGCGCTTAAGATGGCTGGTTCGACTTTCATCAGCTTTTGGACGTAAGGATGTGCGCAGAAACACCCGCTCCTGACAGAAATTCCGGCTTCTCCGGCTAGTATATCCGCCAGTTTCTCATGATAAATGCCCTTCATATTAAAGGGGACAATCCCGACCCGTTCCTGACTTTGATCTTCTGCACAATATATGTCGATACAGTCTATTTTCTTTAATCCCTGAATCAGTTGAGATGTCAGGGTTTTTTCATGCTTGTACACATTTCGCATCCCGATTGCGCTCAGGGTTTTTATACTTGCGGCCAAGGCCAGCACGCCCATTAAGTTGGGCGTTCCGGCCTCATCTTTGGAAGGAGGATCATTCCAGATTACAAAATCACGGGTTACAGCTTTGACTGTTCCTCCGCCCTGATAATCGGGGCTTCCCTTCAGGAAAAAGTCTTTGGGGCCAATCAGAACGCCGGTCCCAAAAGGCGCATACATCTTATGTGCGGAGAAAACAAGAAAATCGATATGTTTGCTGGAAGCGGAGGGCTTCGTATCAAACGGCTGATGAGGAAGCAGCTGTGATCCGTCAACCATGACCTTTGCACCATATTTATGAGCCCATTCAGCAATTCGATGTACGGGATTGACATAACCTGTTACATTTGAAGCTCCGGCTACAGTTACCAGCTTGACCCGGCCTTTATATTTTTCCAGCTTTTCAATAAAATCGTTAAAGATTAGCCTTCCACATTCATCCACCTCAATATAATCGACCTCATACTTTTCCCGCCAGGGCAGGTCATTGGAATGATGCTCCATGGAAGTTGAAAGGATAACACTTTTTATGTATGGATCCACGTCCTGTGACAGCCTGAAGGCCACTTTATTGA
This genomic stretch from Dehalobacter restrictus DSM 9455 harbors:
- a CDS encoding arsenate reductase family protein; this translates as MNIQIFGIKKCFDTKKAERWFKERRIQYQLIDLEQKGLSKGELQSIKAAIGLNNLFNTGSKDYSRLNLNKISSSNVREELLLNNPSLYRTPIVRNGRQATVGYASEVWESWD
- a CDS encoding DsrE/DsrF/DrsH-like family protein, translated to MEKEKKLSLILFSGDYDKAMAALILANSARELNMKVSIFFAFWGLCLIRDPEKMSLEDKTVYEKMLGMTAPKGPEDLPLSRMNMAGIGKAMLKQMMEDQDAPNLSAFLKGAQKKGVSFYICKLSLEIMGFTLEEMIPDVKIMTAKDYLQDALEADIELFI
- a CDS encoding NfeD family protein, producing the protein MKKGDVNLDVFVGISLSLIIVGIILVILEIFIIPGFGVSGIIGLLMMIGGVFLVADSFAEGVVYLLIILIMAGLLIYIGYKTGRLKKLWRKVTLGEKQRTEEGFVAPKTDYKHYLGKTGKALTLLRPAGTAQIEGERVDVVTDGSFIPKDSAIKVIAVEGTRIIVSREENE
- a CDS encoding aminotransferase class V-fold PLP-dependent enzyme codes for the protein MSIAITKMNYGKLVVGIDAEVELKNGKNCRGINFDNAATTPPFVSVLQEISSFAPYYSSIHRGSGYKSKLSSEKYESARKTVMDFVGADHKRDVVIFVKNATEAINKVAFRLSQDVDPYIKSVILSTSMEHHSNDLPWREKYEVDYIEVDECGRLIFNDFIEKLEKYKGRVKLVTVAGASNVTGYVNPVHRIAEWAHKYGAKVMVDGSQLLPHQPFDTKPSASSKHIDFLVFSAHKMYAPFGTGVLIGPKDFFLKGSPDYQGGGTVKAVTRDFVIWNDPPSKDEAGTPNLMGVLALAASIKTLSAIGMRNVYKHEKTLTSQLIQGLKKIDCIDIYCAEDQSQERVGIVPFNMKGIYHEKLADILAGEAGISVRSGCFCAHPYVQKLMKVEPAILSAVADHLPENRPGMVRVSFGLYNEPHEVGRLLEALQEIAKDRRRYLKMYS
- the floA gene encoding flotillin-like protein FloA (flotillin-like protein involved in membrane lipid rafts) translates to MTTALVTTVILIMLVLIILMVLFTFIPVGLWISALAAGVNIGIFTLIGMRLRRVAPIRIVNPLIKAHKAGLGLTPAQLEAHYLAGGNVDKVVNALIAAERAAIPLKFERAAAIDLAGRDIMQAVQMSVNPKVIQTPTVSAVAQNGIELRVIARVTVRANIDRLVGGAGEETIIARVGEGIVTSIGSSSSHANVLENPDMISQAVLNKGLDSGTAFEILSIDIADVDVGKNIGAQLQTDQAEADKRIAQAKAEERRAMAVAREQEMKASVQEMRAKVVDAEAEVPLALASALKEGRLGVMDYYNLQNVIADTRMRDNIAVTAKGDEPETTIPKK
- the hisC gene encoding histidinol-phosphate transaminase — its product is MSKYWSKIAAGQRPYVPGEQPKDRKYIKLNTNECPYPPSPLVLEAIKEAANEKLKLYPDPSGEDLRQTVAEYYGLKKEWVFVGNGSDEILAFAFMAFFDPGSTILFPDVTYSFYPVYANLFQLDYRLVPLREEFSLYPPDFYDSEGGVIFPNPNAPTGNYVTMEMIEKILIRNPDKVVIVDEAYIDFGGETAIPLIAKYPNLLVIQTLSKSRSLAGLRVGFALGQDGLMEGLNRIKNSFNSYTLDRLSMAGAIAAIRDESYFQATRQKVMQTRERIVPILRQMGWQVIPSQANFIFISHPVFKAEGVFTELRQQGILVRYFRQPKIDNYLRVSIGSDEEMDSLLQALTEINP
- a CDS encoding YerC/YecD family TrpR-related protein, whose translation is MLSDERIRDTLTDSLFEAILKLKTKEECYSFFEDLATVAEIKALAQRLEVARMLEEDVTYSRIAEMTGASSATISRVKRCLNYGADGYKMVLERMEKDHKE
- the hisZ gene encoding ATP phosphoribosyltransferase regulatory subunit, coding for MERSSLGLKIPEGMIDLLPAELAQLEELEGKAISVCKNWSYQKVATPGLEYRACVEPDADKDDHLYKFFDKNGHILALRPEFTTPIARMVATRQKGGQFPLRFCYSGDVYRNDSARYREFRQVGVELIGSDNDIADAEVIALAIEIMKTLEIKNFQLNLGHNGIFSGLAEEMKFETKVREELEDGIARKDMVKLEKIISSNDLPESAKELLLSLPYLTGKEEVLDKLQNWTHIKPIRKAVESLRTIYLYLKEFGVQDYVSLDLGILRGFSYYTGAIFEGYLPGIGVPLIEGGRYDGLYADFGMNHGATGFAVNLGFILEKAADFELDMADVLVYGQSPGAVIKRCRELRKSGKKVEMALGFLEDTDARNMASSRGIALLEKIESNK